A stretch of Canis lupus baileyi chromosome 7, mCanLup2.hap1, whole genome shotgun sequence DNA encodes these proteins:
- the LOC140636361 gene encoding butyrophilin-like protein 1 — MFSETYAQDAEGLYSVEAALVVRDSSSGNVTCSVLNPILGQEKVMAIFIPEPFFPQTSPWKPAFMVTLTVLTLLIFGAAYYTKREHTAKQQERQEREKLHRDKEEDQQTKEKVLKDRGDILCSQLTCFLCCLSDWRKSVYLSGK, encoded by the exons ATGTTCTCTGAGACATATGCCCAAGATGCTGAAGGACTGTACAGTGTGGAGGCTGCTCTGGTGGTGAGGGACAGCTCCTCAGGGAACGTGACCTGCTCGGTCCTCAACCCCATCCTGGGCCAGGAGAAGGTGATGGCCATTTTCATTCCAG AGCCCTTCTTCCCCCAGACTTCTCCCTGGAAGCCAGCTTTCATGGTGACCCTGACCGTGCTGACACTCCTAATCTTTGGGGCTGCCTACTACACTAAGAGAGAACATACTGCAaagcagcaggagaggcaggaaCGGGAGAAACTGCACAGGGACAAGGAGGAGGACCAGCAGACAAAGGAGAAGGTGCTGAAGGACAGAG GAGACATTCTGTGTTCTCAGCTcacttgtttcctgtgttgcCTTTCAGACTGGAGGAAATCTGTTTACCTGTCTGGTAAGTAA